The Neptunomonas concharum genomic interval ACTTGATCAATCGTTTTGGCACCTATGATCTTGAACAAGGCACACCAGCCGAGCAGTTTAAAGCACCGCTAGAGGAGATGGGCTTTAAGGTTAATATCAGAGACTTAAACTCTGGTCTTCATGCGATTCAGTTCAAAGATAATCAATTAATTGGAGGCGCCGACCCTCGCCGCGAAGGTACAGCGATGGGGGATTAGCCCAAGCTATGTACCTTTGCTAGTGAGTGAAAATGCACATCGATAAAACGGTTTTGATTACAGGCTGCTCCAGCGGCATTGGATACCATGTAGCAGTAGGATTAAAAGCCCGAGGATATCGGGTTATAGCAACCGCTAGGCAAGAACCTGATGTCGTCCGGCTCCAGCAAGCAGGGCTAGAAGCTCTTCAATTGGATCTGGATGACAGCCAAAGCATCCAGCAAGCCGTTAAGCAGGTGCTGCAACTCACTGATGGGAAGCTATATGCGTTATTTAATAATGGCGCATATGGCCAACCTGGCGCAGTTGAGGATCTCAGTCGTGATGTACTTCGCCAACAATTTGAAACCAATCTGTTTGGCTGGCTTGAGCTGACCAACTTAATCATCCCAGTCATGCGCCAGCAAGGTTATGGCCGCATTATCCAAAATAGCTCAGTACTCGGGCTGATTACGCTAAAGTATCGCGGCGCTTATAATGCCAGTAAATTTGCTTTGGAAGGATTAACAGATACCCTCAGGCAAGAACTGCACGGCAGCCATATCCATGTCTCATTGGTTGAGCCTGGTCCGATCAGCAGTGATTTTCGTAAAAATGCTTATGCAAAATTTAAACAGAATATAGAAGTTGAAGGCAGCGCTCATCAGGATGTTTATGAAGCCGTTGAACGGCGTTTGGCTGCACAACCAAATCCGGAACAAAAAGATCT includes:
- a CDS encoding SDR family oxidoreductase, whose amino-acid sequence is MHIDKTVLITGCSSGIGYHVAVGLKARGYRVIATARQEPDVVRLQQAGLEALQLDLDDSQSIQQAVKQVLQLTDGKLYALFNNGAYGQPGAVEDLSRDVLRQQFETNLFGWLELTNLIIPVMRQQGYGRIIQNSSVLGLITLKYRGAYNASKFALEGLTDTLRQELHGSHIHVSLVEPGPISSDFRKNAYAKFKQNIEVEGSAHQDVYEAVERRLAAQPNPEQKDLFTLGPDAVLGKVIHALEAKKPKPRYYVTVPTYLFAYLRRLLPTKALDWLLRKASSDENK